Proteins from a genomic interval of Desulfofustis limnaeus:
- a CDS encoding ABC transporter ATP-binding protein — protein MLEIISNTLRLLDKKEKKHLVVLLFLLSFSSLIEVAGIGSIMPFIAIVTNPEVIVENRYLAAIYKQLHFSNQNHFVIFVGINIFLLLIVTNASNALATWLIYKYSWMRNYSISKKLLQKYIYLPYEFFLMRNTSDLRKNIIEEVRMVVNGVLLQLLTVSKNLVFSVIVVLMIFYVDPVLAFTITVILGGAYGVLFGVIYRKLKKSGRVRAKSNQMRFKIAEEAFNSIKSLKVLGREQFFVDAFDKHSLKLSKSQAYKNIVSQLPKYLFEVLILGTIILIILYFLITGKEVDYLLPTLSLYAFAAYRLMPAMQRLFAGVSDIRFSSMALDNVVNDMIDLSQKAGYRVSVPGDHGAKLEFRESIELHIGSFRYQGQAENLFTDLRLEIRVNTTVGFVGSTGAGKTTLIDILLGLLQLEDGWLKIDGQPVARDDITRWQRNIGYVPQDIFLVDDTVKKNIALGIGDEDIDEDRVVRAARTAKIHDFIVNHLPQGYDTAVGERGIRLSGGQRQRLGLARSLYHEPQVLVFDEATSALDNVTEKQVMEAISELAGQKTILMIAHRLTTLRECDVIFVLDNGRILCSGSYSDLMQKCDIVRNMHQVQKMSC, from the coding sequence ATGCTGGAAATAATATCTAACACTTTACGGTTACTCGACAAAAAAGAAAAAAAGCACTTGGTTGTTTTGCTTTTTCTGCTTTCTTTTTCCTCATTGATAGAGGTTGCCGGCATCGGCTCTATCATGCCTTTTATCGCAATCGTAACCAATCCTGAAGTAATTGTCGAAAACAGGTACCTGGCGGCTATCTATAAGCAGCTTCATTTTTCGAATCAAAACCATTTTGTTATATTTGTCGGCATTAACATATTTTTGTTGCTCATCGTTACCAATGCAAGCAATGCCTTGGCTACGTGGCTCATATATAAATATTCCTGGATGAGGAATTATTCGATCTCTAAGAAGTTATTACAAAAGTATATCTACTTGCCTTATGAATTTTTCTTGATGCGAAATACCTCTGATTTGCGGAAGAACATTATCGAAGAGGTCAGAATGGTCGTCAACGGTGTTCTTCTGCAATTACTTACCGTATCGAAAAACCTGGTCTTTTCTGTCATTGTCGTACTGATGATCTTTTATGTCGACCCCGTTCTGGCTTTCACGATTACCGTCATTTTGGGAGGAGCCTATGGCGTTCTTTTTGGTGTCATCTACCGCAAATTGAAAAAATCGGGCAGAGTGCGAGCGAAATCCAACCAGATGCGATTCAAAATTGCAGAAGAGGCTTTCAACAGTATAAAATCATTAAAAGTATTGGGGAGGGAACAGTTTTTTGTCGATGCCTTCGACAAGCACTCATTGAAACTTTCAAAGAGCCAGGCGTATAAAAATATCGTGTCGCAGTTGCCGAAATATCTCTTTGAGGTTCTTATCCTTGGAACAATCATTCTGATCATTCTGTATTTTCTGATTACCGGGAAAGAGGTGGACTACCTGCTCCCCACCTTGTCGCTCTATGCATTTGCCGCGTATCGATTGATGCCGGCCATGCAAAGGCTCTTTGCCGGTGTCTCAGATATTCGCTTCTCCAGCATGGCGCTCGACAATGTCGTGAACGACATGATCGATTTGAGTCAAAAGGCTGGTTATCGTGTATCAGTTCCCGGGGATCATGGCGCGAAACTCGAGTTTCGGGAATCCATTGAACTGCATATCGGGTCTTTTCGTTATCAAGGGCAAGCGGAGAATCTCTTCACCGACTTGAGGCTCGAAATCCGGGTGAACACAACGGTTGGGTTTGTCGGGTCCACCGGAGCTGGCAAAACGACCTTGATTGATATCCTTCTCGGCCTGCTGCAACTCGAAGACGGTTGGTTGAAGATCGATGGACAACCGGTAGCTCGGGATGACATTACGCGCTGGCAGAGAAATATAGGGTATGTCCCGCAGGATATTTTCCTCGTGGACGATACCGTCAAGAAGAATATAGCTCTTGGTATAGGCGACGAGGATATCGACGAAGACAGGGTCGTTCGGGCTGCCCGGACGGCCAAAATTCATGATTTCATCGTCAACCATTTGCCGCAAGGGTATGATACGGCCGTGGGCGAGAGAGGGATCCGGCTCAGCGGAGGTCAAAGGCAGCGCCTCGGGCTGGCCCGCTCTCTGTATCATGAGCCTCAGGTACTGGTATTTGACGAGGCTACGAGCGCCCTCGACAATGTCACGGAAAAGCAAGTTATGGAGGCTATAAGCGAGTTGGCTGGACAAAAGACGATTCTGATGATTGCCCATCGTCTCACGACGCTCAGGGAGTGCGACGTGATATTCGTATTGGACAACGGCAGGATTCTCTGTTCAGGCAGCTATAGCGACTTGATGCAGAAATGTGACATTGTCAGGAACATGCACCAGGTTCAGAAAATGTCCTGTTGA
- a CDS encoding phenylacetate--CoA ligase family protein translates to MRQLIHRLYKAGKGLTPAIAALRSQQWASPEAIRELQEHRLKQLVVHAAKYCPYYQDLFKRVGLVQGETVALERFRDLPLLDKPLIRAHFDRLKSTDLESRKWIFKTTGGSTGQPLKVIHDAERTRWIEAIRDIHNEWCSIVFGDSKLRLWGSERDLFFGKEPSKVRFNRYLTNTTWLNAFRMTPERMREYVDTINRVRPLHIKGYAHCLFEFSTFVKAAGLSVHAPRSVISAAGTLTPLMRKEIEAVFQTKVFDSYGSREIQAMAFECSAHQGLHVSAPLVYFEILRPDGSAADSGEIGEIVLTPFFNYAMPLIRYRIGDMGVWAENPCPCGRSWPLLAEVSGRVTECFYRRDGGVIPPEYFIHLVGVVLNDGWIEKFQVLQYSFDLIIVKIVCQLSEFEPTIRYKSQLEKLAEKIKLVMGKECKVSYEFVEEIPVNASGKYFYTISQVDRPNA, encoded by the coding sequence ATGCGCCAACTGATACACCGTCTCTACAAGGCAGGCAAGGGGCTTACGCCTGCGATAGCAGCGTTGCGGAGCCAGCAATGGGCTTCTCCGGAAGCGATTCGGGAGCTACAGGAGCATCGCCTGAAGCAACTCGTAGTGCATGCGGCAAAGTATTGCCCCTACTACCAGGACCTTTTTAAGCGAGTCGGGCTGGTACAGGGAGAAACAGTCGCGCTGGAGCGGTTCCGGGATCTGCCGCTCCTGGACAAACCCTTGATTCGAGCTCATTTCGATCGTTTGAAAAGCACCGACCTGGAAAGCAGGAAATGGATTTTCAAAACAACTGGTGGATCAACCGGGCAGCCCCTGAAAGTGATCCATGATGCGGAACGAACGAGATGGATAGAAGCCATTCGGGACATCCATAACGAGTGGTGCTCGATCGTTTTCGGAGATTCGAAGCTGCGCTTATGGGGCTCCGAACGGGATCTGTTTTTCGGGAAGGAGCCGTCCAAGGTACGGTTCAACCGTTACCTGACAAACACTACGTGGCTCAATGCATTTCGGATGACCCCGGAACGGATGCGTGAGTACGTCGATACGATCAATCGTGTTCGGCCCCTCCACATCAAGGGATATGCACACTGCCTGTTTGAATTTTCCACCTTTGTGAAGGCGGCTGGCCTCTCGGTGCATGCCCCTCGATCCGTTATCAGCGCTGCTGGAACGCTTACGCCGCTGATGCGGAAAGAAATCGAGGCCGTGTTCCAGACGAAGGTGTTCGACAGTTATGGCAGCAGGGAAATACAGGCGATGGCGTTCGAGTGTTCAGCCCACCAGGGCCTGCATGTCAGCGCTCCCTTGGTCTATTTCGAGATTCTGCGGCCGGACGGTTCTGCGGCAGATTCTGGGGAAATCGGAGAAATCGTGCTGACGCCGTTCTTTAATTATGCAATGCCGCTGATCCGGTATCGTATTGGCGATATGGGCGTGTGGGCCGAAAATCCCTGTCCGTGTGGCCGGTCGTGGCCCCTCCTTGCTGAGGTTTCGGGGAGAGTGACAGAGTGCTTCTACCGAAGAGATGGAGGAGTGATTCCGCCCGAATATTTCATTCATCTCGTGGGGGTGGTACTCAATGATGGTTGGATTGAGAAATTTCAGGTACTGCAATATAGTTTTGATCTCATTATCGTTAAAATTGTTTGTCAGTTAAGTGAATTTGAACCGACTATAAGATATAAAAGTCAACTTGAAAAACTTGCGGAAAAGATAAAACTAGTAATGGGAAAAGAATGCAAAGTATCGTATGAATTTGTAGAAGAAATTCCTGTGAACGCATCAGGGAAATATTTTTATACCATTTCACAAGTTGATAGACCGAATGCATGA
- a CDS encoding methyltransferase domain-containing protein — protein MHPIFYQEFEKICSERNVRGSVLEVGAIPSERSLLCMKSLEHVAEKMGVNIDGPHEFMDFKIIKCNANSMDLFENERFDTVLCNAMVEHDKFFWKTISEIKRVTKTGGMIVIGSPGYTNYKFEKVKSYLKRCPVIKGLNSHKYFNFLFNSTITFQIHAAPGDYYRFSPQAFKEVLLDGLDDVELRVIMLPPRIIGLGFKSNDALR, from the coding sequence GTGCATCCTATCTTCTATCAAGAGTTCGAGAAAATATGTTCTGAAAGAAACGTTCGAGGATCGGTATTAGAGGTTGGTGCTATTCCTTCTGAAAGAAGTCTACTCTGCATGAAATCTCTCGAGCATGTAGCGGAAAAAATGGGGGTTAATATCGATGGACCTCACGAATTTATGGATTTTAAGATAATAAAATGCAATGCAAATTCGATGGATTTGTTTGAGAATGAAAGATTTGATACAGTGTTGTGTAATGCTATGGTTGAGCACGACAAATTTTTTTGGAAAACAATATCTGAGATTAAAAGAGTTACCAAAACTGGCGGAATGATTGTAATCGGGAGTCCGGGATATACCAATTATAAATTTGAAAAAGTCAAATCATATTTAAAAAGATGTCCTGTAATAAAAGGATTAAATTCACATAAATACTTCAATTTTCTTTTTAATTCTACTATTACATTTCAGATCCATGCCGCACCAGGTGACTATTATAGATTCAGTCCTCAGGCTTTTAAGGAAGTTCTACTTGATGGACTGGATGATGTTGAATTGCGCGTAATTATGTTGCCACCAAGAATTATTGGCCTCGGTTTTAAAAGCAATGATGCCTTACGATGA